The region CGGACTGAGCGGTCCGCGCTCCACCGGTGCGGGAGCCTCCACCACCCACGCCGCCATCGTCTCGCCCGGAGCCATCGCGTCCCCCTCGCCGGCACGTCGCCCCACCCGTCCGGTCCGCGGGTACCGCCGCCGACCACCCGCGGCATACCCGCGGCTTCCGCCACTCCATGCTGCGACCAGACGACCGGTCCGCCACCGTGGAGCCACGTCCTGTGCCGGGCCGGCCGAAACGGGAGTGCCAGGGTGACCAGCGCTGACAAGCAGTACGTGGTCGTCGTCGGGGTCGACGGGTCCCCGTCGTCCAAAGCGGCCCTGCGCTGGGCCGCGTGGCACGCCCGCCTGGCCGGTGGCAGCGTCGTGGCGTTGACGGCGTGGAACACCTCCACCGTTTACAGCGACCGGATCGCTGCTGGAGCCGACTACGAGCGCCTGCTCACCAACGCCCTGTCCGAACTGGTCGGCGAAATCGTCGGCGAGGTACCCGTGAACGTGCAGCAGCGCGTCGTGCGCGACCATCCGGCTCGCGCGTTGCTCAGCGCGGTCGCCGATCCCGATCTGCTGGTGGTGGGCAACCGCGGTCACGGCGGGTTCACCGAAGCGATGCTCGGGTCCGTCGGCCAGTACTGCGTCCACCACGCCACCTGCCCCGTCGTGGTGGTCCGCGAGTAGCGCCGCGGTCCGCGTTCGGCGGCAGTCACTCGCCCAACACCGGCGGAGCGGTCTTCGGCAGCTCCAACCAGATGTCCTCGGCCTCAACCAGGTAAGTGGGACGCTCGCGTTCTTCCTCGTCCTCACCGAGTCGTGGCCTGGCACCGGCGCCCATCGCGCCCGCTCCCGCACGGCCACCCGCACCCGCACCAGGGTCGAAGCCGCCACCAGCAGTTGCTCCCGACCCAAGGCCGGTTCGCTGTCCTGGGCGTCCGCAGTCCTGTTCATCACCAGGTCGCGGTTGCCCGGTGTCCGCGGTTCCAGGACTCCCCTGCACGGGAACACCAGTACTCCCGCCGATCTCCTGGTGCTCGACACTTGATCCGAGCCTGGTGTTGATGCGTGCGCGAAGCTCGCCCGGTTCCGCATCCGCCAGCTCGCGGGCACACGTGGCGAGCGCGTCATCACCGCTGTCGCGGCCCGCCTCGCCGAGCACGTCCAACCAGCCCCGAACGACGTCCGCACCGTGCTCGCACGCGTCGGCACCCACCACGAGCGCTCGGTGCAGCTCCTGTCGCGGGTCGGCGCACAACCGGTGGTAGGTCTCCTCCAACAGCAGTTGCCGCCACTGGTCGTCGGACCACCCGTCCTGATCGGACAGCCCCAGCCGCCGACGACGATTGCAGTAGTGCGCGAACAGCCTCCGATGCAGATCGGTGAACTCGTCCGGCGACCGTCCGCTCTTGTAACGCACCATCGGGACCCGCACCGCACGCTGGAAACGCAGGTGACCGTAGGTTTCCACGACGAACGGCAATCGGCGCAGCCACTCGAAGAACCCGCTCTGCCGACCGGGTTTGAGCACGGCCAGCACATCCTCGTCGAGCCTGCGCGGCAACGCGGCCAGCAGGGTGTCGGCGCGTCGCCACGGGTTCGGTTCCAGCTTCATGAACCTTTCCACCGCGATCGCACTGGGATCCCTGAGCTCGCCCTCCACCTGGTAGCCGTCGGCCAGCGCTACGACGAGATTCGGCAGACCGCCGGACAGCGCCAGGATCAGCCTCGCGGTTTCCGGGCCGGTGATTCCCTTGCGCCGCAGCAGTTCCCGCGTCTCCTCCGGGGTGAACGGCGCCAGCGGCCACGTCACCGCGACCGCGGAGTACATGCCCCACCAGTTGGGGTTCAACGGCTGCTGCCCGGCCAGCACCAACGCGAACCCGGTCGGCAGGTGGCCGAACCGCCCCGCCAGCAGGTCGAGGAGCCATGGTTCGGCGGGGCGCGCGATCGTCTCGAAGTTGTCGAACAGCAGCACCACCTGGCAGTGCTGGGTGAGCCGGCGCAGGTCCCGGACCAGCAGCTTGCTCAGCTCGTCGACCGGCGACAGCAACAGGTCGACGTCCTCGCGCCTGCTGAACTTCTGGGCGAAGAACTCCCGCGACTGATCCATCCAGCCCGCGACTTCCTCCGGCGTCACGGCATCCGCGATCAGGCTGAGCCCGGGAACCGTGCGCATGGAGCCGACCAAGACCCGCATCGTGGCGACGCCGAGGAGCTTCCTCGCGCCGCTCGGAGCCTGCTGGTCGTTGAGGACCTCGTTGCGGCGCTGCTGGTACTCCTCGTAGCGCTTGGTGAAACCGCGAGCCTGTCCGCCCTGCTGCTCCAGTTCGGCGGCGATGGCCGACATCAGCTCGACCGGATCCGCGCGTGGGTCGTCGATCAGCGCGGCCAGCGCGCCTGACTCCCGTGCGATGTCGCTCAACTGCCGCAACAGGTAGGTCTTGCCGATGCCGCCGTGCCCGTGCACCGCGAAGACGTACTTGCGCTCGGTCGCCGGCAAGGCCAGGTTGCGGCGGAAGTGGTCGAGCTCCTGCTCCCGGCCCACGAAGTCGGCACGCTGGCGGGCCCAGAGCACCTGGTGGAAGCTACCGCCGTCGGGATCGGCCACCCACCCATCGTGCCAGGGCGATCACCGCGCCAGGCCCGGTTCACGCGAAACCTCGGTCGCCGATCGAGCGGACATCATTGGGCTCCTGCCGATGCGGCGCGGAACGTCGTCCACGCCAGTGCGAGGCCGGCGACGAACGCTGCGGCCAGAAGGAGCCATGGCGCCGGCAGAACCCGCTCGATCACGGCGAGCAGGTAGGGGGCTGCGAAGCCGAGGTAGGCGAGCGACTGGAAGATCGCCGTCAGCCGGGCCAGGTTGTCGGCCCGCGCCATGGCCTGCACCTCGGTGAGGCCGCACACCAGGCAACATCCGTAACCCGCGCCGAGCACGAGCGCCGCCACGGTGACCAGCAGCGGTCGCGAGGTCTCGGCGGCCCCCGCACTGAGGAGCAGGCCCGCCACCACAAGAGCCGAAGCCGTTGCGAGCGAGGGACTTCCGCCCCGACGGTTCACGCGCCGGGCCAGCGGTTGCACCGCGATTCCCGCCAGCATCGTCAGCGCGGTGACCACCGCGCTGAACACCAGCCCGCTGTCGCCGAGGCTGTCCCGCACGAGCCCGGGCAGGTAGGCCAACGCGATCGAGGAAGCGCCGAACACCCACGGCGCGAGCGGCACCACGACGTTGCGGAACCGGCGACGGCTCGCCACAGGCAGCCGCAGCGGCTCCCACAGCGTTGCGTCCGGACGCGGTGAGCGGGTTTCGCGCGTGCGCAGCACGAGCGGAAGGGAAGCGAGCGTCAGGACCACGTGCGGCACGTACGAGACGAGAGTGGGCGATGGTCCCCATTGAGCAAGGAGCCCGGCGATGAGCGGGCCCGAGGCGAAACCCGCGGTCATCGCCACCGTCGCGCGCCGGGCTCCGGAGCCGCGCTCGGGGCCGACCGGGGACAGTTCCTTGATCCAGGCCGTACCGGAGCTGAAGGCGGCGCCGCTGGCCACACCGGCGACCAACCGCCCGACGAACAACCACTCGACGCCGATCCCGCCTGCCATCAGCAACAGGCT is a window of Saccharopolyspora erythraea NRRL 2338 DNA encoding:
- a CDS encoding universal stress protein — translated: MTSADKQYVVVVGVDGSPSSKAALRWAAWHARLAGGSVVALTAWNTSTVYSDRIAAGADYERLLTNALSELVGEIVGEVPVNVQQRVVRDHPARALLSAVADPDLLVVGNRGHGGFTEAMLGSVGQYCVHHATCPVVVVRE
- a CDS encoding ATP-binding protein, whose amino-acid sequence is MADPDGGSFHQVLWARQRADFVGREQELDHFRRNLALPATERKYVFAVHGHGGIGKTYLLRQLSDIARESGALAALIDDPRADPVELMSAIAAELEQQGGQARGFTKRYEEYQQRRNEVLNDQQAPSGARKLLGVATMRVLVGSMRTVPGLSLIADAVTPEEVAGWMDQSREFFAQKFSRREDVDLLLSPVDELSKLLVRDLRRLTQHCQVVLLFDNFETIARPAEPWLLDLLAGRFGHLPTGFALVLAGQQPLNPNWWGMYSAVAVTWPLAPFTPEETRELLRRKGITGPETARLILALSGGLPNLVVALADGYQVEGELRDPSAIAVERFMKLEPNPWRRADTLLAALPRRLDEDVLAVLKPGRQSGFFEWLRRLPFVVETYGHLRFQRAVRVPMVRYKSGRSPDEFTDLHRRLFAHYCNRRRRLGLSDQDGWSDDQWRQLLLEETYHRLCADPRQELHRALVVGADACEHGADVVRGWLDVLGEAGRDSGDDALATCARELADAEPGELRARINTRLGSSVEHQEIGGSTGVPVQGSPGTADTGQPRPGDEQDCGRPGQRTGLGSGATAGGGFDPGAGAGGRAGAGAMGAGARPRLGEDEEERERPTYLVEAEDIWLELPKTAPPVLGE
- a CDS encoding MFS transporter, which encodes MAISNSDIPSVMASATDAMSGIVRMLAFQPLSVGTWSSPPLAAMTGQLPTADDIFRRQGRTADGPGPREWPAVGLALAAVGWGANQFAPMLLVYRAELGVSEATVQATYGLYAAGLIPGLLLGGPFSDRYGRRRVLAPALTISVLASLLLMAGGIGVEWLFVGRLVAGVASGAAFSSGTAWIKELSPVGPERGSGARRATVAMTAGFASGPLIAGLLAQWGPSPTLVSYVPHVVLTLASLPLVLRTRETRSPRPDATLWEPLRLPVASRRRFRNVVVPLAPWVFGASSIALAYLPGLVRDSLGDSGLVFSAVVTALTMLAGIAVQPLARRVNRRGGSPSLATASALVVAGLLLSAGAAETSRPLLVTVAALVLGAGYGCCLVCGLTEVQAMARADNLARLTAIFQSLAYLGFAAPYLLAVIERVLPAPWLLLAAAFVAGLALAWTTFRAASAGAQ